One genomic segment of Amycolatopsis sp. Hca4 includes these proteins:
- a CDS encoding MCE family protein, whose protein sequence is MTRFRTQLAGVAFLGVLVLLGWLAVAIYDKDFDDAELVTLRADRVGNQLAPTAEVKVKGVPFGEVRAVRSTRTGAEIDLALDPAKIGLLPGNVSARLLPKTVFGERYVNLVLPDSPQGKLRAGDVIAQDRSSNAIELERVLGDLLPLLRAVQPQKLNSSLGAISQALDNRGKPLGDSIVKLQDLLGQVNPLMPQFKADITGLANAADVYTKAAPDILQALSDLSTTAKTIVDTRADLDNLYASVTSATGHLNEFLRKNKDNLIGVSAASRPTLELLSRYSPEFPCLFDAVNRLKPLMEKALGKGTNEPGLHVTLTVQDPREKYVPGRDTPRFDATGGPKCYGGGAAAAGPADGDLGPANSPGERKLVAELLKPALGDVPDWSSVLIGPALRGTEVTVR, encoded by the coding sequence ATGACCCGCTTCCGCACGCAGCTCGCCGGGGTCGCCTTCCTCGGCGTGCTGGTCCTGCTCGGCTGGCTCGCGGTGGCCATCTACGACAAGGACTTCGACGACGCCGAGCTGGTGACGCTGCGGGCGGACCGCGTCGGCAACCAGCTCGCGCCCACTGCCGAGGTCAAGGTCAAGGGCGTCCCGTTCGGCGAGGTCCGGGCGGTGCGCAGCACGCGCACGGGCGCCGAGATCGACCTCGCCCTCGACCCGGCGAAGATCGGCCTGCTGCCCGGGAACGTGTCCGCGCGGCTGCTGCCGAAGACGGTGTTCGGCGAGCGGTACGTCAACCTCGTGCTCCCCGACAGTCCACAGGGGAAACTCCGGGCCGGTGACGTGATCGCCCAGGACCGCTCCAGCAACGCCATCGAACTGGAACGCGTCCTCGGTGACCTGCTGCCGCTGCTGCGCGCGGTCCAGCCGCAGAAGCTGAACAGCTCGCTCGGCGCGATTTCCCAGGCGCTCGACAACCGCGGGAAACCCCTCGGCGACAGCATCGTCAAGCTGCAGGACCTCCTCGGGCAGGTGAACCCGCTGATGCCGCAGTTCAAGGCCGACATCACCGGCCTGGCGAACGCCGCCGACGTCTACACGAAAGCCGCGCCGGACATCCTCCAAGCGCTGAGCGACCTCTCGACCACCGCGAAGACCATCGTGGACACCCGCGCCGACCTCGACAACCTCTACGCGAGCGTCACCAGCGCCACCGGGCACCTCAACGAATTCCTGCGCAAGAACAAGGACAACCTGATCGGCGTCTCGGCGGCGAGCCGGCCGACGCTGGAGCTGCTGTCGCGCTACTCCCCGGAGTTCCCGTGCTTGTTCGACGCGGTCAACCGGCTCAAGCCGCTGATGGAGAAGGCACTCGGCAAGGGCACGAACGAGCCCGGCCTGCACGTGACGCTCACCGTGCAGGACCCGCGCGAGAAGTACGTCCCCGGCCGGGACACCCCGCGGTTCGACGCCACCGGCGGCCCGAAGTGCTACGGCGGCGGCGCGGCGGCCGCGGGCCCGGCCGACGGCGACCTCGGCCCGGCCAACTCGCCCGGTGAGCGGAAACTGGTCGCGGAGCTCCTGAAGCCGGCGCTGGGTGACGTGCCCGACTGGAGCAGTGTCCTCATCGGACCGGCACTGCGCGGGACGGAGGTGACCGTCCGATGA
- a CDS encoding MCE family protein, whose protein sequence is MAHQLIDLGAEARRRTRLRALTLGVLLALVVSAAWPVVTAPAERTLTAYFTAAVGIYPNSDVRVLGVAIGSVSEVEPNGTDVKVTMTLRPGVPLPADAGAVVITPSLVADRYVQLTPVYRGGPQLPDGASIPRERTATPVEVDDLLHSLNQLMSALGPQGANKDGAVSEVLTRSADYLNGTGQTIGTAIKNLGEFARTASDSKDDLFNSVDNISRFTAMLAANDGQVKQAISQIASLSKVLADQRDQFSGALTELTQALSVVQGFIKDNRGRVQSDVDKLADVTKVLVNQKDSLAEALQAAPNALTNLLGAYDQANGTIDGRGNLLEYAEPK, encoded by the coding sequence ATGGCCCACCAGCTCATCGACCTGGGTGCCGAGGCGCGACGGCGGACGCGGTTGCGGGCCCTCACGCTCGGCGTTCTGCTCGCCCTCGTCGTCTCGGCCGCGTGGCCCGTGGTCACCGCGCCTGCCGAGCGGACGCTGACCGCGTACTTCACCGCCGCCGTCGGCATCTACCCGAACTCGGACGTCCGCGTCCTCGGCGTCGCCATCGGCTCGGTGTCCGAAGTGGAACCGAACGGCACCGACGTCAAGGTCACCATGACGCTGCGGCCGGGCGTGCCGCTGCCCGCGGACGCCGGGGCCGTCGTCATCACGCCGAGCCTGGTCGCCGACCGGTACGTCCAGCTCACGCCGGTCTACCGCGGCGGCCCGCAGCTGCCCGACGGTGCGTCGATCCCGCGGGAGCGCACCGCCACCCCGGTCGAGGTCGACGACCTGCTGCACAGCCTCAACCAGCTGATGTCCGCGCTCGGGCCGCAGGGCGCCAACAAGGACGGCGCCGTCAGCGAGGTCCTGACCCGGTCCGCGGACTACCTGAACGGCACCGGGCAGACCATCGGCACCGCGATCAAGAACCTCGGCGAGTTCGCGCGCACGGCGAGCGATTCCAAGGACGACCTGTTCAACTCCGTGGACAACATCAGCAGGTTCACCGCGATGCTCGCCGCCAACGACGGCCAGGTCAAGCAGGCCATCTCGCAGATCGCCTCGCTCAGCAAGGTGCTGGCCGACCAGCGTGACCAGTTCTCCGGCGCGCTGACCGAGCTGACCCAGGCGCTGAGCGTCGTGCAGGGGTTCATCAAGGACAACCGCGGTCGGGTTCAGTCCGATGTGGACAAGCTGGCCGACGTGACGAAGGTGCTGGTGAACCAGAAGGACTCGCTGGCCGAGGCGCTCCAGGCGGCCCCGAACGCCCTGACGAACCTGCTCGGTGCCTACGACCAGGCCAACGGGACGATCGACGGCCGCGGCAATCTCCTCGAGTACGCGGAGCCGAAATGA
- a CDS encoding MCE family protein, with amino-acid sequence MRSVAGPAVKGLIFFLVTAAATAVLAITIANSNVGATIGYTARFTDATSVNPGDEVRMAGVRIGQVDSVRVVEHRLADVEFSVGRTHRLTASASVTIRYRNLVGQRYLSIDPGATDTSPTLAEGAQIPLERTKPALDLTALFNGFKPLFQALSPNDVNQLSFEIIQVLQGEGSTIDSLLRHTASLTSTLAGKDALIGQVIGNLNTVLDTLNAQGDQFDTLVDTTAQLVTGLAADAKPIGQAIGGLGELTTATAGLLEQGRQPLKGSITALGDLSKNLADNTPVFQQFLDNLPKKLDRIGTLFSYGSWANFYLCSVQTDAKPAPGGPPPGIPVTAARCR; translated from the coding sequence ATGAGGAGCGTGGCGGGGCCCGCCGTCAAGGGGCTCATCTTCTTCCTGGTCACCGCGGCCGCAACGGCCGTGCTGGCGATCACCATCGCCAACTCCAACGTCGGTGCGACCATCGGCTACACCGCCCGCTTCACCGACGCGACCTCGGTCAACCCCGGCGACGAAGTGCGGATGGCCGGGGTCCGGATCGGCCAGGTCGACTCGGTGCGGGTCGTCGAACACCGGCTCGCCGACGTCGAGTTCTCGGTCGGCCGCACGCACCGGCTCACCGCGTCGGCCTCGGTCACCATCCGCTACCGGAACCTGGTCGGGCAGCGGTACCTGTCGATCGACCCCGGCGCCACCGACACCTCGCCGACGCTCGCCGAAGGCGCGCAGATCCCCTTGGAGCGGACCAAGCCGGCGCTCGACCTCACCGCGCTGTTCAACGGCTTCAAGCCGCTCTTCCAGGCACTGTCGCCCAACGACGTCAACCAGCTGTCGTTCGAGATCATCCAGGTCCTGCAGGGGGAGGGCAGCACGATCGACAGCCTGCTGCGGCACACCGCGTCGCTGACTTCGACCCTGGCCGGGAAGGACGCGCTGATCGGCCAGGTGATCGGCAACCTCAACACCGTGCTCGACACGCTGAACGCCCAGGGCGACCAGTTCGACACGCTCGTCGACACCACCGCCCAGCTGGTCACCGGCCTGGCCGCGGACGCCAAGCCGATCGGGCAGGCCATCGGCGGCCTCGGCGAGCTGACCACGGCGACCGCCGGGCTGCTGGAGCAGGGCCGTCAGCCGCTCAAGGGCAGCATCACCGCACTCGGTGACCTGTCGAAGAACCTGGCCGACAACACCCCGGTGTTCCAGCAGTTCCTCGACAACCTGCCGAAGAAGCTCGACCGGATCGGCACGCTGTTCTCCTACGGCTCGTGGGCGAACTTCTACCTCTGCTCGGTGCAGACGGACGCGAAACCGGCGCCGGGCGGTCCGCCACCGGGCATCCCCGTCACCGCTGCGAGGTGCCGGTGA
- a CDS encoding MCE family protein — MKSLVKLAAVVTLALVTTGCGSGVSVYDIPLPGGAALGDHPIHVTASFTNVLDLVPQSGVKVNDVPVGQVVKVELAPDGRSAVVELLLNGDVDLPGNAVARLRQASILGEKFVELAPPDDATPSGRLLDGADIPLDRSTLTPEIEEVFGALSLLLNGGGVAQVQNISHELNDALGGKETAARSLLSDLDTFVRGLDEHRNEITRAIESVNKLSATLNAHTDRITTTLNGLTPGIGVLNQQREALVGMLKSLDGLTSVAVDTVNRSKDDLVADLRALEPLLRRLADSGDKLPKAMEMVFTFPFPDAALDTIRGDYLNGFLKAGH, encoded by the coding sequence ATGAAGTCACTGGTCAAGCTGGCTGCGGTGGTCACCCTCGCGCTGGTCACCACCGGCTGCGGCAGCGGGGTGAGTGTCTACGACATCCCGCTGCCGGGCGGCGCCGCGCTCGGCGACCACCCGATCCACGTCACCGCGAGCTTCACGAACGTGCTCGACCTGGTGCCGCAGTCCGGGGTCAAGGTCAACGACGTGCCGGTCGGCCAGGTCGTCAAGGTCGAACTGGCGCCGGACGGGCGCAGCGCGGTCGTCGAGCTGCTGCTCAACGGGGACGTCGACCTGCCGGGCAACGCCGTCGCCCGGCTGCGGCAGGCGAGCATCCTCGGCGAGAAGTTCGTCGAACTCGCCCCGCCCGACGACGCGACGCCGTCGGGCCGGCTGCTCGACGGCGCGGACATCCCGCTGGACCGGTCGACGCTGACGCCCGAAATCGAGGAGGTCTTCGGAGCGCTGTCGTTGCTGCTCAACGGGGGCGGCGTCGCGCAGGTGCAGAACATCAGCCACGAGCTGAACGACGCACTCGGCGGCAAGGAGACCGCGGCGCGGTCCCTGCTGTCCGATCTGGACACCTTCGTGCGGGGGCTCGACGAGCACCGCAACGAGATCACCCGGGCCATCGAGAGCGTCAACAAGCTCTCGGCGACGCTGAACGCGCACACCGACCGGATCACCACCACGCTGAACGGCCTCACGCCCGGCATCGGCGTCCTCAACCAGCAGCGGGAGGCGCTGGTCGGGATGCTCAAGTCCCTGGACGGGCTGACCTCGGTCGCCGTCGACACGGTCAACCGCAGCAAGGACGACCTGGTCGCCGACCTCCGCGCGCTGGAGCCGCTGCTGCGGCGGCTGGCCGACTCCGGCGACAAGCTCCCGAAGGCCATGGAGATGGTCTTCACCTTCCCGTTCCCGGACGCCGCACTGGACACCATCCGCGGCGACTACCTCAACGGGTTCCTGAAGGCAGGCCACTGA
- a CDS encoding MlaD family protein, which translates to MLTRFVRVQVTLFVVIAVVGVAYVGATYAGLDKVFFDRGYTVTAQFPTGGGIFTNAEVTYRGVPIGRVGELRLTPAGMEADLEIDSGTAPVPADTEAVVADRSAVGEQYVDLRPRTDGGPKLHDGSVLTQADTKIPLPVDVVLSTVDSFANSVPKPALRTVVDELYNATSDAGPALDQLVGRGIEFVQAASAHVAPLTRFVTDAHTVLDTQVQQAGAIRDFGVNAKLLASTLKASDGDLRTLIPAVPAAANEVSALIRDSGPNLGVLLANLLTTADVLETRQDGIRQLLITAPQAVAAAGTIVRPDGVHIGLSLTFFDPPPCTTGYSTPYRNGLDTSVRPLNTAARCALPKGDPTNVRGSQNAPGGRP; encoded by the coding sequence ATGCTGACCCGGTTCGTGCGCGTGCAGGTGACGCTCTTCGTGGTCATCGCCGTCGTCGGCGTCGCCTACGTCGGGGCCACCTACGCGGGCCTCGACAAGGTGTTCTTCGACCGCGGCTACACCGTGACCGCGCAGTTCCCGACCGGCGGCGGCATCTTCACGAACGCCGAGGTCACCTACCGCGGTGTCCCGATCGGCCGCGTCGGCGAGCTGCGGCTGACCCCGGCCGGGATGGAAGCCGACCTCGAGATCGACTCCGGGACCGCGCCGGTGCCCGCCGACACCGAAGCCGTGGTCGCGGACCGGTCGGCCGTCGGCGAGCAGTACGTCGACCTGCGGCCGCGCACCGACGGCGGTCCCAAGCTGCACGACGGTTCGGTGCTCACCCAGGCGGACACGAAGATCCCGCTACCGGTCGACGTCGTCTTGTCTACAGTGGACTCGTTCGCGAACTCGGTGCCCAAGCCCGCGCTGCGCACGGTCGTCGACGAGCTGTACAACGCGACGTCCGACGCCGGCCCGGCGCTGGACCAGCTGGTCGGCCGCGGCATCGAGTTCGTGCAGGCGGCGAGCGCGCACGTCGCGCCGCTGACCCGGTTCGTCACCGACGCGCACACCGTGCTCGACACCCAGGTGCAGCAGGCCGGCGCGATCCGCGACTTCGGCGTCAACGCGAAGCTGCTGGCGTCGACCCTGAAGGCGTCCGACGGCGACCTGCGCACCCTCATCCCGGCCGTGCCCGCGGCCGCGAACGAGGTGAGCGCCCTGATCCGCGACTCCGGGCCGAACCTCGGCGTGCTGCTGGCCAACCTGCTGACCACCGCGGACGTCCTGGAAACGCGGCAGGACGGGATCCGGCAGCTGCTGATCACCGCGCCGCAGGCGGTCGCCGCGGCCGGCACGATCGTGCGGCCGGACGGTGTCCATATCGGACTGTCACTGACCTTCTTCGACCCGCCGCCGTGCACCACCGGGTACTCGACGCCGTACCGCAACGGCCTCGACACGTCGGTGCGGCCGCTGAACACGGCGGCGCGCTGCGCGCTGCCGAAGGGTGACCCGACGAACGTGCGGGGCTCGCAGAACGCACCGGGAGGACGGCCGTGA
- a CDS encoding ABC transporter permease: protein MTTFLSEAPQKAANGLREFGRMCAMGLDVLVAMLRRPYQVREFVQQFWFIASVSITPAILVSIPFGAVISLQLGSLTSQIGAQQFNGAASVLAVVQQASPIVTTLIIAGAGGSAICADLGARSIREEIAAMEVLGVSPIHRLVVPRVQAAVGVSVLLNGLVSVVGVLGGYFFNVIVQGGTPGAYLASFNALAQLPDLVVSSIKAVIFGYLAGVVAAYRGLNPKGGPKGVGDVVNQSVVITFLLLFFVNTVLTALYLQLVPAKGT, encoded by the coding sequence ATGACCACGTTCCTCAGCGAAGCGCCGCAGAAGGCCGCGAACGGCCTGCGCGAGTTCGGCCGGATGTGCGCGATGGGCCTCGACGTCCTGGTCGCCATGCTCCGCCGCCCGTACCAGGTGCGGGAGTTCGTCCAGCAGTTCTGGTTCATCGCCAGCGTGTCCATCACGCCGGCGATCCTGGTGTCGATCCCGTTCGGCGCGGTCATCTCGCTGCAGCTCGGCTCGCTCACCAGCCAGATCGGCGCCCAGCAGTTCAACGGCGCGGCGAGCGTGCTGGCCGTCGTGCAGCAGGCCAGCCCGATCGTGACGACGCTGATCATCGCCGGCGCGGGCGGCAGCGCCATCTGCGCCGACCTCGGCGCGCGCAGCATCCGCGAGGAGATCGCCGCGATGGAGGTGCTCGGCGTCTCGCCGATCCACCGGCTGGTGGTGCCGCGCGTGCAGGCCGCCGTCGGGGTGTCCGTGCTGCTGAACGGCCTGGTCAGCGTGGTCGGCGTGCTGGGCGGCTACTTCTTCAACGTGATCGTCCAGGGCGGCACGCCCGGCGCGTACCTGGCCAGCTTCAACGCCCTCGCGCAGCTGCCCGACCTGGTCGTCAGCTCGATCAAGGCGGTCATCTTCGGCTACCTCGCCGGGGTCGTCGCGGCCTACCGCGGCCTGAACCCGAAGGGCGGCCCCAAGGGCGTCGGCGACGTCGTCAACCAGTCCGTCGTCATCACGTTCCTGCTGCTGTTCTTCGTCAACACCGTGCTCACCGCGCTGTACCTGCAGCTCGTCCCGGCGAAGGGAACCTGA
- a CDS encoding MCE family protein, whose product MKPFRSRNPIAVGAVTALVMALIGSATFFSDDLPLIGGGTTYKAEFHEAAGLKPNDEVRVAGVKVGEVTDVRLAGDHVEVLFRVRDTWVGNRTTAAIKIKTLLGQKNLVLDPVGNAELNPDQPIPAERTSSPYDVTAVFNDLASTVGAIDTDQLAQAFRTLSDTLGASAPQDVKTAFNGVAALSQTLASRDEELVKLFQNTNQVSKTLGERSGQIQALIRDGNTLLTELNARKDAIAKLFTGIKNLAIQLRGLVAENQKTLGPALDQLDRVATVLQQNQGKLEDSLRLAGPFYRLLGNAVGNGRWIDTYICGLIPTGSTPGSCQPPKNGGR is encoded by the coding sequence GTGAAACCCTTCCGCAGCCGCAACCCGATCGCCGTCGGCGCGGTGACCGCACTGGTCATGGCCCTGATCGGCAGTGCCACCTTCTTCTCCGACGACCTGCCGCTCATCGGCGGCGGCACCACATACAAGGCCGAGTTCCACGAGGCCGCCGGGCTGAAGCCGAACGACGAAGTCCGCGTGGCCGGGGTGAAGGTCGGCGAGGTCACCGACGTGCGGCTGGCCGGCGACCACGTCGAGGTGCTGTTCCGGGTCCGCGACACCTGGGTCGGCAACCGGACAACGGCGGCGATCAAGATCAAGACGCTGCTCGGCCAGAAGAACCTCGTCCTCGACCCGGTCGGCAACGCCGAGCTGAACCCGGACCAGCCGATCCCGGCCGAGCGGACCAGCTCGCCCTACGACGTCACCGCGGTCTTCAACGACCTGGCGAGCACGGTCGGCGCGATCGACACCGACCAGCTCGCCCAGGCGTTCCGGACGCTGTCCGACACCCTCGGCGCGTCGGCACCCCAGGACGTCAAGACCGCGTTCAACGGCGTCGCCGCCCTGTCGCAGACGCTGGCCTCACGCGACGAAGAGCTGGTCAAGCTGTTCCAGAACACCAATCAGGTGTCCAAGACGCTCGGCGAACGGTCCGGCCAGATCCAGGCGCTCATCCGCGACGGCAACACCCTCCTCACCGAGCTGAACGCCCGCAAGGACGCCATCGCCAAGCTGTTCACCGGCATCAAGAACCTTGCGATCCAGCTGCGCGGCCTGGTCGCGGAGAACCAGAAGACACTCGGGCCGGCGCTCGACCAGCTCGACCGCGTGGCGACCGTGCTGCAGCAGAACCAGGGGAAGCTCGAGGACAGCCTGCGCCTGGCCGGGCCGTTCTACCGGCTGCTCGGCAACGCCGTCGGCAACGGCCGGTGGATCGACACCTACATCTGCGGACTGATCCCGACCGGCAGCACGCCGGGCAGCTGCCAGCCGCCGAAGAACGGGGGACGCTGA
- a CDS encoding AMP-binding protein: MTLSELLACRAAAAGDEPALTWSRLAVTLTWGELDRRVTAVAAALRRVTEPRQRAAILAAPSPDYVVAFLGALRAGLVAIPAGPDRRASVLADAEPSIVLATAATVPAVRSFLATLDTCGHRVLAVDAVPDATGGPKSGSCPRTWRTCSTRAG, from the coding sequence ATGACCCTTTCCGAACTGCTGGCCTGCCGCGCCGCGGCGGCGGGCGACGAGCCGGCCCTGACCTGGTCCCGGCTCGCGGTCACCCTGACCTGGGGTGAGCTGGACCGGCGCGTCACGGCGGTCGCCGCGGCCCTGCGCCGGGTCACCGAGCCGCGGCAGCGGGCGGCGATCCTCGCCGCGCCGTCGCCGGACTACGTCGTCGCGTTCCTCGGCGCGCTGCGGGCCGGGCTGGTCGCCATCCCCGCCGGGCCGGACCGCCGGGCGAGCGTGCTCGCCGACGCCGAGCCGTCGATCGTGCTGGCGACCGCGGCCACCGTGCCCGCGGTCCGGAGTTTCCTGGCCACTTTGGACACCTGCGGGCACCGGGTGCTGGCCGTGGACGCCGTGCCGGACGCCACCGGTGGCCCGAAATCCGGCTCGTGCCCGAGGACGTGGCGTACCTGCAGTACCCGGGCGGGGTGA
- a CDS encoding ABC transporter permease, with product MAILGKPGDRLFDLGDQLLFYVRALAAVPLAVTRYFREVVRLLAEVTFGSGALAVIGGTIGVMVGLCVFTGVTVGLQGFSALNQINISAMTGFLTAYFNTREIAPLVAGLALSSTVGSGFTAQLGAMRISEEIDALEVMAVRSMPYLVTTRIVAGFIAIIPLYVIGLLISYLGSRLTTVVFFGQSGGTYDHYFTLFLPPGDVLWSFGKVLVFSVGVILTHCFYGYRAGGGPAGVGVAVGRAVRTSIVLISVLDLFLSLAIWGATTTVKVSG from the coding sequence GTGGCCATCCTCGGCAAACCCGGCGACCGGCTGTTCGACCTCGGCGACCAGCTGCTCTTCTACGTCCGCGCGCTCGCCGCCGTCCCGCTCGCGGTCACCCGCTACTTCCGCGAGGTCGTCCGGCTGCTGGCCGAAGTGACGTTCGGCAGCGGCGCGCTCGCGGTGATCGGCGGCACGATCGGGGTGATGGTCGGGCTCTGCGTGTTCACCGGCGTCACGGTGGGCCTGCAGGGCTTCAGCGCGCTGAACCAGATCAACATCTCGGCGATGACCGGCTTCCTGACCGCGTACTTCAACACGCGCGAAATCGCGCCGCTGGTCGCCGGGCTCGCCCTTTCGTCCACTGTGGGCAGTGGGTTCACCGCGCAGCTCGGCGCGATGCGGATTTCCGAGGAGATCGACGCGCTGGAGGTGATGGCCGTGCGGAGCATGCCGTACCTGGTCACTACCCGGATCGTCGCCGGGTTCATCGCCATCATCCCGCTCTACGTGATCGGGCTGCTGATCTCCTACCTCGGCTCGCGGCTGACCACGGTCGTCTTCTTCGGACAGTCCGGCGGCACCTACGACCACTACTTCACGCTGTTCCTGCCGCCCGGCGACGTCCTGTGGTCGTTCGGCAAGGTGCTCGTCTTCAGCGTCGGCGTGATCCTGACGCACTGCTTCTACGGCTACCGCGCCGGCGGCGGCCCGGCCGGGGTCGGCGTCGCGGTCGGCCGGGCCGTGCGGACGTCGATCGTGCTGATCAGCGTGCTCGACCTGTTCCTCTCGCTGGCCATCTGGGGTGCGACGACCACGGTGAAGGTGTCCGGATGA